The Columba livia isolate bColLiv1 breed racing homer chromosome 18, bColLiv1.pat.W.v2, whole genome shotgun sequence genome includes a region encoding these proteins:
- the OTOP3 gene encoding proton channel OTOP3 isoform X2, whose translation MSGNRAPRQKPCHHCKRRSASAPPGISMIHYEKSWLYRHCSSVQQGDRQAQKAGQLFSGLLAMNVVFLGSAFISSMIFNHEAITLADVWVLLSILKVLCVCWIIYYLLGTRRRLHAVVYRDSHAGPIWIRGSVLLFGSLSILLNVFQISYSAILIECKSGVDIVFPSIEIIFICAQAFFLWHHSKDCIQVQHNLTRCGLMLTIATNLLLWLSAVTNDTMHMEIESQLREVEQRFTGNQTSSCTCPNKTICKVFQKGYILLYPFNTEYCLVCCSMLYVIWKNVGRRLSHPHIPHIKPNFRLQGVVFGPLLGATSVIIGICVFMIYQIQATGSVPNVQAFVMYYSYYIVLLPVMSVVAVIGTVIHALEKKELDTLKNPTRSLDVILLMGAALGQIGMCYFSIVAIVATNARDLLNSLILSYSVLLIFQNITQNIFIIDGLHRQPVTAAAEARHTGRTGQRGSASELPEEAETTASSRRERTQTSPDKVEEVKEERPQEGPSQRRVSVLELGQEIRKVSLSYIHNYSHLSWKRRVLREISFFLVLCNIIGVSCDTLAIFLQPLEPVQRLEHR comes from the exons ATGTCAGGCAACAGAGCCCCGAGACAGAAGCCCTGCCACCACTGCAAGCGCAGGTCGGCCTCGGCCCCACCAGGCATCTCCATGATCCACTACGAGAAGTCCTGGCTCTACCGTCACTGCTCCTCGGTGCAGCAGGGGGACAGGCAGGCTCAGAAAGCTGGGCAGCTCTTCTCTGGGCTGCTGGCCATGAACGTGGTGTTTCTGGGCAGCGCCTTCATCAGCAGCATGATCTTCAACCACGAGGCTATCACGCTGGCGGACGTCTGGGTCTTGCTCTCCATCCTCAAGGTCTTATGCGTGTGCTGGATCATCTACTACCTGCTGGGCACCCGCCGGCGGCTGCATGCTGTGGTGTACCGGGACTCCCACGCTGGGCCCATCTGGATTCGGG ggtcagtgctgctgtTCGGCAGTTTGAGCATCCTCCTGAACGTGTTTCAGATCAGCTACAGCGCGATTCTCATTGAGTGCAAATCTGGAGTGGATATTGTGTTTCCCagtattgaaattatttttatttgtgccCAG GCTTTTTTCCTGTGGCATCACTCGAAGGACTGCATTCAAGTCCAGCACAACTTGACCAG GTGTGGGCTGATGCTCACCATAGCCACCAACCTCCTGCTCTGGCTCTCGGCCGTCACCAACGACACCATGCACATGGAGATCGAGTCTCAGCTGCGCGAGGTGGAGCAGCGATTCACAG GCAACCAGACTAGTTCATGCACGTGCCCAAACAAAACCATCTGCAAGGTCTTCCAGAAGGGCTACATCCTGCTCTACCCCTTCAACACCGAGTACTGCCTTGTCTGCTGCTCCATGCTCTATGTCATATGGAAGAACGTGGGGAGACGCCTCAGCCACCCCCATATCCCTCACATCAAGCCCAATTTCAGGCTCCAGGGGGTTGTCTTTGGGCCACTGCTGGGCGCAACTTCTGTCATCATTGGGATCTGTGTCTTCATGATCTACCAGATCCAGGCCACCGGCTCAGTCCCCAATGTCCAGGCCTTCGTGATGTATTATTCCTACTATATTGTGCTCCTGCCTGTGATGAGCGTGGTCGCAGTGATTGGAACCGTCATCCACgccttggaaaaaaaggagctgGACACACTGAAGAACCCAACCCGCAGCCTGGATGTGATCCTGTTGATGGGAGCGGCCCTCGGCCAAATCGGCATGTGCTACTTCTCCATCGTTGCCATTGTGGCCACTAACGCCAGGGACCTGTTAAACAGTCTCATCCTGTCCTATTCTGTCCTCCTCATCTTTCAGAACATCACCCAAAACATCTTCATCATTGATGGGCTTCACCGGCAACCTGTCACAGCAGCAGCCGAGGCCAGACACACAGGACGCACCGGGCAGCGTGGATCGGCTTCGGAGCTACCTGAAGAAGCAGAAACCACGGCAAGCAGCAGACGGGAACGCACACAGACCTCTCCCGACAAAGTGGAGGAAGTTAAAGAAGAGCGGCCTCAGGAAGGCCCCAGCCAGAGACGCGTGAGCGTGCTGGAGCTGGGACAGGAGATCCGGAAAGTTTCGCTGTCCTATATCCATAACTACTCTcacctgagttggaagagaagAGTATTAAGAGAGATCTCATTCTTCTTGGTTTTGTGCAACATCATA GGAGTCTCCTGTGATACTCTTGCAATATTCCTACAACCACTCGAGCCAGTGCAGAGATTAGAGCACAGGTAG
- the OTOP3 gene encoding proton channel OTOP3 isoform X1: protein MSGNRAPRQKPCHHCKRRSASAPPGISMIHYEKSWLYRHCSSVQQGDRQAQKAGQLFSGLLAMNVVFLGSAFISSMIFNHEAITLADVWVLLSILKVLCVCWIIYYLLGTRRRLHAVVYRDSHAGPIWIRGSVLLFGSLSILLNVFQISYSAILIECKSGVDIVFPSIEIIFICAQAFFLWHHSKDCIQVQHNLTRCGLMLTIATNLLLWLSAVTNDTMHMEIESQLREVEQRFTGNQTSSCTCPNKTICKVFQKGYILLYPFNTEYCLVCCSMLYVIWKNVGRRLSHPHIPHIKPNFRLQGVVFGPLLGATSVIIGICVFMIYQIQATGSVPNVQAFVMYYSYYIVLLPVMSVVAVIGTVIHALEKKELDTLKNPTRSLDVILLMGAALGQIGMCYFSIVAIVATNARDLLNSLILSYSVLLIFQNITQNIFIIDGLHRQPVTAAAEARHTGRTGQRGSASELPEEAETTASSRRERTQTSPDKVEEVKEERPQEGPSQRRVSVLELGQEIRKVSLSYIHNYSHLSWKRRVLREISFFLVLCNIILWVMPTFGAHPVFENGLEKSFYGYSTWFAIVNFGLPLSVFYRMHSVGGLVEIYATA from the exons ATGTCAGGCAACAGAGCCCCGAGACAGAAGCCCTGCCACCACTGCAAGCGCAGGTCGGCCTCGGCCCCACCAGGCATCTCCATGATCCACTACGAGAAGTCCTGGCTCTACCGTCACTGCTCCTCGGTGCAGCAGGGGGACAGGCAGGCTCAGAAAGCTGGGCAGCTCTTCTCTGGGCTGCTGGCCATGAACGTGGTGTTTCTGGGCAGCGCCTTCATCAGCAGCATGATCTTCAACCACGAGGCTATCACGCTGGCGGACGTCTGGGTCTTGCTCTCCATCCTCAAGGTCTTATGCGTGTGCTGGATCATCTACTACCTGCTGGGCACCCGCCGGCGGCTGCATGCTGTGGTGTACCGGGACTCCCACGCTGGGCCCATCTGGATTCGGG ggtcagtgctgctgtTCGGCAGTTTGAGCATCCTCCTGAACGTGTTTCAGATCAGCTACAGCGCGATTCTCATTGAGTGCAAATCTGGAGTGGATATTGTGTTTCCCagtattgaaattatttttatttgtgccCAG GCTTTTTTCCTGTGGCATCACTCGAAGGACTGCATTCAAGTCCAGCACAACTTGACCAG GTGTGGGCTGATGCTCACCATAGCCACCAACCTCCTGCTCTGGCTCTCGGCCGTCACCAACGACACCATGCACATGGAGATCGAGTCTCAGCTGCGCGAGGTGGAGCAGCGATTCACAG GCAACCAGACTAGTTCATGCACGTGCCCAAACAAAACCATCTGCAAGGTCTTCCAGAAGGGCTACATCCTGCTCTACCCCTTCAACACCGAGTACTGCCTTGTCTGCTGCTCCATGCTCTATGTCATATGGAAGAACGTGGGGAGACGCCTCAGCCACCCCCATATCCCTCACATCAAGCCCAATTTCAGGCTCCAGGGGGTTGTCTTTGGGCCACTGCTGGGCGCAACTTCTGTCATCATTGGGATCTGTGTCTTCATGATCTACCAGATCCAGGCCACCGGCTCAGTCCCCAATGTCCAGGCCTTCGTGATGTATTATTCCTACTATATTGTGCTCCTGCCTGTGATGAGCGTGGTCGCAGTGATTGGAACCGTCATCCACgccttggaaaaaaaggagctgGACACACTGAAGAACCCAACCCGCAGCCTGGATGTGATCCTGTTGATGGGAGCGGCCCTCGGCCAAATCGGCATGTGCTACTTCTCCATCGTTGCCATTGTGGCCACTAACGCCAGGGACCTGTTAAACAGTCTCATCCTGTCCTATTCTGTCCTCCTCATCTTTCAGAACATCACCCAAAACATCTTCATCATTGATGGGCTTCACCGGCAACCTGTCACAGCAGCAGCCGAGGCCAGACACACAGGACGCACCGGGCAGCGTGGATCGGCTTCGGAGCTACCTGAAGAAGCAGAAACCACGGCAAGCAGCAGACGGGAACGCACACAGACCTCTCCCGACAAAGTGGAGGAAGTTAAAGAAGAGCGGCCTCAGGAAGGCCCCAGCCAGAGACGCGTGAGCGTGCTGGAGCTGGGACAGGAGATCCGGAAAGTTTCGCTGTCCTATATCCATAACTACTCTcacctgagttggaagagaagAGTATTAAGAGAGATCTCATTCTTCTTGGTTTTGTGCAACATCATA CTCTGGGTCATGCCCACCTTTGGGGCTCACCCCGTCTTTGAGAACGGACTGGAAAAGTCGTTCTACGGCTACTCCACCTGGTTTGCCATCGTGAACTTCGGCCTCCCGCTGAGCGTGTTCTACCGAATGCACTCGGTCGGGGGACTCGTGGAGATCTACGCCACAGCCTGA